The Desulfohalovibrio reitneri genome contains a region encoding:
- a CDS encoding RlmE family RNA methyltransferase → MKKYRDHYFQQAKRDNYPARSVYKLQEINKRFKVLSKGMRVLDLGAAPGSWSLYAAKVVGPEGKVLAVDLTEADTGFPDNTRFIQADAFEPGEEMRAAMEEIGPFGAVISDMAPKTTGHKFTDQARSHNLCEQALALAEEVLIGGGNFVAKNFEGPDTKGFVDSLRSRFKTVKTFKPKSSRGESKEIFVVGLGYSGGK, encoded by the coding sequence ATGAAGAAGTACCGCGACCATTACTTCCAGCAAGCCAAGCGGGATAATTACCCTGCCCGCTCTGTATACAAACTGCAAGAGATCAATAAACGGTTCAAGGTCTTGTCCAAGGGCATGCGCGTGTTGGACCTTGGCGCCGCGCCGGGCTCCTGGAGCCTGTACGCCGCCAAGGTGGTGGGGCCGGAGGGCAAGGTGCTGGCCGTTGACCTCACTGAAGCGGACACCGGATTTCCGGACAACACCCGCTTCATCCAGGCGGACGCCTTCGAGCCAGGTGAGGAGATGCGGGCGGCCATGGAGGAAATAGGGCCTTTCGGCGCGGTCATCAGCGACATGGCACCCAAGACCACCGGCCACAAGTTCACAGACCAGGCGCGCTCCCACAACCTTTGCGAGCAGGCGCTTGCCTTGGCCGAGGAAGTGTTGATAGGAGGCGGAAATTTCGTGGCCAAGAATTTCGAGGGCCCCGACACCAAAGGCTTCGTGGATTCCCTGCGGAGCCGTTTCAAGACGGTCAAGACCTTCAAGCCCAAGAGTTCGCGCGGCGAGAGCAAGGAAATCTTCGTCGTGGGGCTCGGGTACTCGGGCGGCAAGTAA
- a CDS encoding YebC/PmpR family DNA-binding transcriptional regulator, translated as MAGHSKWANIRVRKGAQDAKRGKMFTRAAKEIMLAARLGGGDPDSNPRLRNAIQSAKQVNLPKDRIETAIKKGTGELQAESLEEIVYEGYGPGGAAFLAEAATDNKNRTVADIRHIFSKRGGNLGESGSVAWMFDRFGVFTFPKEGWDEEAMMEAALEAGAEDVIDQGEYWEVRCPFEDFAQVQAAFDESGHNPDSARSAMIPQNTIDVDAETGRKLMALVEALEEHDDVQNVWANFELPDEVLAEMEASA; from the coding sequence ATGGCTGGACACAGCAAATGGGCCAACATCCGCGTGCGCAAGGGCGCGCAGGACGCCAAGCGCGGCAAGATGTTCACCCGCGCGGCCAAGGAGATCATGCTGGCCGCCAGGCTGGGCGGAGGCGACCCCGATTCCAACCCCCGCCTGCGCAACGCCATCCAGTCCGCCAAGCAGGTCAACCTGCCCAAGGACCGCATCGAGACCGCCATCAAGAAGGGCACCGGCGAGTTGCAGGCCGAGTCCCTCGAGGAAATCGTCTACGAGGGCTACGGCCCCGGCGGGGCGGCCTTTCTGGCGGAGGCGGCCACGGACAACAAAAACCGCACCGTGGCCGATATCCGGCACATTTTTTCCAAGCGTGGCGGCAATCTGGGCGAATCCGGCTCGGTGGCCTGGATGTTCGACCGCTTCGGCGTGTTCACCTTCCCCAAGGAGGGGTGGGACGAGGAGGCCATGATGGAGGCCGCCCTGGAAGCCGGGGCCGAGGACGTCATCGACCAGGGCGAGTACTGGGAGGTGCGATGCCCCTTCGAGGACTTCGCCCAGGTGCAGGCCGCCTTTGACGAATCCGGGCACAACCCGGATTCCGCCAGAAGCGCCATGATCCCGCAGAACACCATAGATGTGGACGCCGAGACCGGCCGCAAGCTGATGGCCCTGGTCGAGGCCCTTGAGGAGCACGACGACGTGCAGAACGTCTGGGCCAACTTCGAACTGCCCGACGAAGTGCTGGCGGAGATGGAAGCCTCGGCATGA
- the ruvC gene encoding crossover junction endodeoxyribonuclease RuvC — MSAGGVELVVLGLDPGSRFTGWGLVAERSGVLSLVDAGVLSLGSGDVCQRLGRIYAELADLIAAHRPDEAAVENVFVSKNSQSAIKLGQARGAALAACAVAGVGVSHYQPSLVKKSLVGTGRADKSQVAFMVGRLLGVKPDWREDASDALAVAVCHLNQRRLAKMMETA; from the coding sequence ATGAGCGCCGGCGGCGTGGAACTGGTGGTGCTGGGGCTGGACCCCGGCTCGCGCTTCACCGGCTGGGGTCTGGTGGCCGAGCGGTCCGGTGTCCTGTCCTTGGTTGACGCCGGAGTCCTCTCCCTGGGCTCCGGCGACGTCTGCCAGCGTTTGGGCCGCATCTACGCCGAACTGGCGGACCTCATCGCCGCCCACCGCCCAGACGAGGCCGCGGTGGAGAACGTCTTCGTCTCCAAGAACAGCCAATCCGCCATCAAGCTGGGCCAGGCGCGGGGCGCGGCGCTGGCCGCCTGCGCCGTGGCCGGAGTGGGAGTGTCCCACTACCAGCCCTCCCTGGTGAAGAAGAGCCTGGTGGGCACCGGTCGGGCGGACAAGTCCCAGGTGGCCTTCATGGTGGGCCGTCTGCTGGGGGTCAAACCCGATTGGCGCGAAGACGCTTCCGACGCCCTGGCCGTGGCTGTGTGCCATCTCAACCAGCGCCGTCTGGCCAAGATGATGGAGACGGCATGA
- the ruvA gene encoding Holliday junction branch migration protein RuvA — MIAYLSGEVAHRGERSCVLLTPGGVGYEVHLAGRSLSSLPSSGEQAAFHTWLVVREDALDLYGFESATERSVFGLLISISKLGPRKAQALLDAYDPAELHRIAVEEDLTALTKVSGIGRKTGQQILLELQFKLKAEGFGAKPSAEKPEGTVFSDAVSGLVNLGYGEDEAAEAVRAVLAEEGDLDVAGALRAALKALAREKFQ, encoded by the coding sequence ATGATCGCCTACCTTTCCGGGGAAGTCGCCCACCGTGGCGAACGCTCCTGCGTGCTGCTCACCCCGGGCGGTGTGGGGTACGAAGTGCACCTCGCCGGCCGCAGCCTGTCCAGCCTGCCTTCCTCGGGCGAACAGGCCGCCTTCCACACCTGGCTTGTGGTGCGCGAGGACGCCCTGGACCTGTACGGCTTCGAAAGCGCCACCGAGCGGAGTGTCTTTGGCCTGCTCATCTCCATCTCCAAGCTTGGCCCGCGCAAGGCCCAGGCGCTGCTGGACGCCTACGATCCGGCCGAGCTGCACCGCATCGCCGTGGAGGAGGATCTGACCGCCCTGACCAAGGTCTCGGGCATAGGCCGCAAGACCGGCCAGCAGATACTTCTGGAGCTGCAGTTCAAGCTCAAGGCCGAAGGGTTCGGGGCCAAGCCGAGCGCGGAGAAGCCCGAGGGCACAGTGTTCAGCGACGCCGTGTCCGGACTGGTGAACCTGGGCTACGGCGAGGACGAAGCGGCCGAGGCGGTGCGGGCCGTGCTGGCCGAGGAGGGCGACCTGGACGTGGCCGGAGCGCTGCGGGCCGCCCTCAAGGCGCTGGCCAGGGAGAAGTTTCAGTGA